One window from the genome of Pyrus communis chromosome 16, drPyrComm1.1, whole genome shotgun sequence encodes:
- the LOC137719661 gene encoding ATP synthase subunit d, mitochondrial-like, translating to MSGAGKKVADVAFKASRKIDWEGMAKLLVSDEARKEFASLRRAFDEVNTTLQTKFSQEPEPIDWEYYRKGIGSRLVDMYKEAYDSVEIPKYVDTVTPQYKPKFDQLLVELKEAEEKSLKESERLEKEIVEVQELKKKISTMTADEYFEKHPELKKKFDDEIRNDYWGY from the exons ATGAGCGGCGCCGGGAAGAAAGTGGCCGATGTGGCTTTCAAGGCCTCGAGGAAGATCGACTGGGAGGGCATGGCCAAGCTCCTCGTCTCCGATGAGGCTCGCAAAGAATTCGCCTCTCTTCGTCGCGCCTTCGACGAGGTCAACACTACCCTCCAGACCAAGTTCAGTCAG GAGCCTGAACCCATAGACTGGGAGTACTACAGGAAAGGAATTGGGTCTCGCTTGGTGGATATGTACAAAGAGGCTTATGACA GCGTTGAAATCCCCAAGTACGTAGACACAGTCACTCCTCAGTACAAGCCTAAATTTGATCAATTG TTGGTGGAACTAAAAGAAGCAGAGGAAAAGTCTTTGAAGGAGTCTGAGCGTTTGGAGAAGGAGATAGTTGAAGTGCAAGAGTTGAAG AAAAAGATAAGCACCATGACTGCAGATGAGTACTTTGAGAAGCATCCAGAGCTGAAGAAGAAATTCGacgatgaaatccgaaatgacTACTGGGGCTATTGA